Proteins encoded within one genomic window of Bemisia tabaci chromosome 2, PGI_BMITA_v3:
- the LOC140223945 gene encoding uncharacterized protein → MDEGLLRQDKLSIYNNPALNEDIGMSLNKTIDTIRNYELGFTSESENSFGYEQSSFYPEFELFGAPDRRFKFDSSADFKMEEKRRRRDGQKQRRFAPKRRASWSESSQLKQISAMEMRKRRLAANARERRRMNGLNEAFDRLREVIPSLGADHKLSKFETLQMAQTYIMALGDLLQRGKFESGCF, encoded by the coding sequence ATGGACGAAGGACTTCTGAGACAAGACAAGCTCTCCATCTACAACAATCCCGCCTTGAACGAGGACATAGGGATGAGCCTGAACAAAACGATCGATACGATACGAAACTACGAACTGGGATTCACCAGCGAAAGCGAGAACAGCTTCGGCTACGAACAGAGCTCCTTCTATCCCGAGTTCGAGTTGTTCGGTGCGCCCGATCGGAGGTTCAAGTTCGATAGTTCGGCCGATTTCAAGATGGAGGAGAAACGGCGACGGCGGGACGGGCAGAAGCAGCGGAGGTTCGCGCCCAAGCGCCGCGCCTCCTGGAGCGAGTCCTCGCAGCTCAAGCAGATCTCCGCGATGGAGATGCGGAAGCGGAGGCTCGCGGCGAACGCCCGCGAGCGGCGCCGAATGAACGGCCTCAACGAGGCCTTCGACAGGCTCCGAGAGGTCATACCCTCCCTCGGCGCCGACCACAAGCTCTCCAAGTTCGAGACCCTCCAGATGGCGCAGACCTATATCATGGCACTCGGGGATCTTCTGCAAAGAGGTAAATTTGAGAGTggatgtttttga